In Streptomyces nojiriensis, one genomic interval encodes:
- a CDS encoding helix-turn-helix transcriptional regulator: protein MCRPAWRQALIEAAHLKDLARLRRVRDRIDREYARPLDVEELARAADMAAGHLGRRFRLAYGASPYAYLTARRIERATALLRGGGLGVDEVRRAVGCPTPGIFSTRFTELVGMAPGAYPRAVRSPAAPAEPVRIREASAPAPELA, encoded by the coding sequence ATGTGCCGTCCCGCGTGGCGACAGGCACTGATCGAGGCAGCGCACCTGAAGGACCTGGCGCGGCTGCGCCGCGTCCGGGACCGGATCGACCGGGAGTACGCGCGCCCGCTGGACGTCGAGGAGCTCGCCCGCGCCGCGGACATGGCGGCCGGGCACCTCGGCCGCCGGTTCCGGCTCGCCTACGGTGCCTCCCCGTACGCCTATCTGACGGCGCGCCGCATCGAGCGCGCGACGGCCCTGCTGCGCGGTGGCGGCCTCGGCGTCGACGAGGTCCGCCGCGCCGTGGGCTGCCCGACGCCGGGCATCTTCAGCACCCGCTTCACCGAGCTGGTCGGCATGGCGCCCGGCGCCTATCCGCGCGCCGTCCGATCGCCCGCGGCTCCGGCCGAACCGGTCAGGATCCGAGAAGCTTCCGCCCCGGCCCCGGAACTGGCGTGA
- a CDS encoding NAD(P)H-binding protein, with translation MTILITGARGKVGRAVIDRLHSAGLPVRAASARPAELTVPAGVETAELVLDRPETFAAALRGVRQVFLYPQPAGIHDLIEAAEAAGVEHVVLLSSSSVLAPDAESDPLASHSLKVERALADSGLTCTFLRPDAFASNSLGWAWPVGRSMPVQLAYPDAQIAPIHPEDIADIAALALTGDSLTGRALTLTGSESLSFREQLAVLSQTLGRAIPVEHITRAEAEEQMGRHMPAPMVSSLLDLWEAADHGPAALGETTETLLGVPARTYRQWARENADAFTAR, from the coding sequence GTGACCATCCTCATCACCGGCGCGCGCGGCAAGGTCGGCCGGGCCGTCATCGACCGCCTGCACTCCGCCGGCCTCCCCGTCCGGGCCGCCAGCGCCCGCCCCGCCGAACTGACCGTCCCGGCCGGCGTCGAGACCGCCGAGCTCGTCCTGGACCGGCCCGAGACCTTCGCCGCCGCACTCCGCGGCGTCCGCCAGGTCTTCCTCTATCCGCAGCCCGCCGGCATCCACGACCTGATCGAGGCGGCCGAGGCCGCCGGGGTCGAGCACGTCGTCCTGCTGTCCTCGTCCTCGGTGCTCGCCCCGGACGCCGAGAGCGACCCGCTCGCGAGCCACAGCCTGAAGGTCGAGCGCGCTCTCGCCGACTCCGGTCTGACCTGCACGTTCCTGCGCCCCGACGCCTTCGCCAGCAACTCGTTGGGGTGGGCCTGGCCCGTCGGCCGGTCGATGCCGGTCCAGCTCGCCTACCCGGACGCGCAGATCGCGCCCATCCACCCCGAGGACATCGCCGACATCGCCGCCCTGGCCCTGACCGGGGACTCCCTCACCGGCCGCGCGCTCACCCTGACCGGCTCCGAGTCTCTCTCCTTCCGCGAGCAGCTCGCCGTCCTCTCGCAGACCCTCGGCCGCGCCATCCCGGTCGAGCACATCACCCGCGCCGAGGCGGAAGAGCAGATGGGCCGGCACATGCCCGCCCCGATGGTGTCCTCGCTGCTCGACCTGTGGGAGGCCGCCGACCACGGTCCCGCCGCCCTCGGCGAGACCACCGAGACCCTGCTCGGCGTACCCGCCCGCACCTACCGGCAGTGGGCCCGCGAGAACGCGGACGCCTTCACCGCCCGCTGA
- a CDS encoding MarR family winged helix-turn-helix transcriptional regulator, with amino-acid sequence MTKHEPATDEELLDAVGPAMGKLRRSSLLEVENPISPKDLSRTLVLNIVLEAEQGDGREITVGAVAEYLAVDPSVASRMVSDSISAGYLVRAASQQDGRRTILHLSPEGRDMMDRFRRHQRAAFEYVTADWSRRDRLDFARLMLRYVDAQNALRHR; translated from the coding sequence ATGACGAAGCACGAGCCGGCGACCGACGAGGAACTGCTGGACGCAGTGGGCCCGGCGATGGGGAAACTGCGGCGCTCCTCGCTCCTGGAGGTTGAGAACCCGATCTCGCCGAAGGACCTCAGCCGCACCCTGGTCCTCAACATCGTCCTGGAGGCCGAACAGGGGGACGGCCGCGAGATCACCGTCGGCGCCGTGGCCGAGTACCTGGCCGTCGACCCCTCGGTGGCCAGCCGCATGGTGTCCGACAGCATCTCCGCCGGCTACCTCGTCCGCGCGGCCTCCCAGCAGGACGGCCGCCGCACGATCCTTCACCTCAGCCCCGAGGGCCGGGACATGATGGACCGCTTCCGGCGGCACCAGCGCGCGGCCTTCGAGTACGTGACGGCCGACTGGAGCCGGCGCGACCGCCTCGACTTCGCCCGCCTCATGCTGAGGTACGTCGACGCCCAGAACGCCCTGCGCCACCGCTGA
- a CDS encoding alpha/beta fold hydrolase → MPEIELSAGVIDFTDTGGDGEVVVLVHGLGFDESVWDHVVRELRADFRVVVPVLPIGGHRRPMRPDADLSAHGVAALLAEFLERLGLRDVTLVQNDAGTAQLLVGVRDERVGRLVLTSCEALENYPPGIQGRTLHAAARVPGGLFLLLQSFRVPFLVRMGSSLGGMARRPIPYALVRRWYGPLLSRRAIRRDLAKFVRSTRKDTYLEAARRLAEFDRPALVAWGAEDRMMPPATGRRLAELLPQGRYVEIPGAGTLVQLDNPGALCAELRRFIRESA, encoded by the coding sequence TTGCCCGAGATCGAACTCAGCGCAGGCGTCATCGACTTCACGGACACGGGCGGCGACGGCGAGGTCGTGGTGCTCGTCCACGGGCTCGGGTTCGACGAGTCGGTCTGGGACCACGTGGTACGGGAACTGCGGGCCGATTTCCGGGTGGTGGTGCCCGTACTGCCGATAGGCGGCCACCGCAGGCCGATGCGGCCGGACGCGGACCTCTCGGCGCACGGGGTCGCCGCGCTCCTGGCCGAGTTCCTGGAGCGCCTCGGCCTGCGCGACGTCACCCTGGTCCAGAACGACGCGGGCACGGCCCAGCTGCTGGTGGGCGTGCGCGACGAACGCGTCGGCCGCCTGGTGCTCACCTCGTGCGAGGCGCTGGAGAACTATCCGCCGGGCATCCAGGGCAGGACCCTGCACGCGGCCGCCCGGGTCCCGGGCGGCCTGTTCCTGCTGCTGCAGTCCTTCCGCGTCCCCTTCCTCGTACGAATGGGGAGCTCGCTGGGCGGGATGGCACGGCGGCCGATCCCGTACGCGCTGGTCCGGCGCTGGTACGGGCCCCTGCTCAGCCGGCGTGCGATCCGTCGGGATCTCGCCAAGTTCGTGCGCAGCACCCGGAAGGACACCTACCTCGAGGCCGCGAGGAGGCTCGCGGAATTCGACCGGCCCGCGCTGGTCGCCTGGGGAGCCGAGGACCGCATGATGCCGCCCGCCACGGGCCGCCGGCTGGCCGAACTGCTGCCGCAGGGGCGGTACGTGGAGATCCCCGGGGCGGGCACTCTCGTCCAGCTGGACAATCCCGGTGCCCTCTGCGCGGAGTTGCGCCGTTTCATCCGGGAGAGCGCCTGA
- a CDS encoding MarR family winged helix-turn-helix transcriptional regulator, which yields MKPIGYWLNRTDQALTASMDAALAEFGLTRLGWQILNVVKDDPRATDTAVLTALAAGADSAAPTAAVASVLAGGWVTRPRPDHLALTDDGRARLAEVARRVADFRELSAKGITREEYVTAVTVLERMTRNLTEPREGSAGSAARP from the coding sequence ATGAAGCCCATCGGCTACTGGCTCAACCGCACGGACCAGGCCCTCACCGCGTCGATGGACGCCGCGCTGGCCGAGTTCGGCCTCACCCGGCTCGGCTGGCAGATCCTCAACGTCGTCAAGGACGACCCTCGGGCCACCGACACCGCCGTCCTGACCGCCCTGGCCGCGGGCGCCGACTCCGCGGCACCGACCGCGGCGGTCGCATCGGTGCTCGCCGGCGGCTGGGTGACCCGCCCGCGGCCGGACCACCTCGCCCTGACCGATGACGGCCGCGCCCGCCTCGCCGAGGTCGCCCGCCGCGTGGCCGACTTCCGCGAGCTGTCGGCGAAGGGGATCACCCGCGAGGAGTACGTCACCGCCGTCACCGTCCTGGAGCGCATGACCCGCAACCTCACCGAGCCGCGAGAGGGGTCCGCGGGGTCCGCGGCTCGGCCGTGA
- a CDS encoding MFS transporter: MLMTVLDGSIVTVAMPAIQGDFGFTPVGLSWVVNAYLIAFGSLLLLVGRLGDLIGRKRMFLAGTAVFTAASLPAGLATSPEVLIAARFLQGAGSAAASAVSLGILVTLFTQPRERAVAIGVFSFTGAAGASIGQVLGGVLTDALTWNWIFFINLPIGIAVLLVALRALPGDRGLGLRAGADALGALLVTSGLMLGIYTVVKIETYGATSARTIGFGALALALLAGFLVRQATARTPLMPLRVFRSRSVLGANLVQMLMVAALFSFQILVALYMQNVLGYSASETGLAMLPAAAVIGLVSLTVSARLNSRFGERKVLLAGLVLLVGVLGLLTRVPGQAERADYLTDLLPVMLLAAGFGLALPALTSLGMSGAQEADAGLASGLFNTTQQIGMALGIAVLSTVAASRTESLTAAGAPVPEALTGGYHLAFAVGAGLILVALAVAAAVLRGPKSSPRPVTAEPRTPRTPLAAR, from the coding sequence ATGCTGATGACCGTCCTCGACGGCAGCATCGTCACGGTCGCGATGCCGGCCATCCAGGGCGATTTCGGCTTCACCCCGGTCGGGCTGAGCTGGGTCGTCAACGCCTACCTCATCGCCTTCGGTTCGCTGCTCCTGCTCGTCGGCCGCCTCGGTGACCTGATCGGCCGCAAGCGGATGTTCCTGGCGGGCACCGCGGTGTTCACCGCGGCCTCGCTGCCGGCCGGGCTCGCCACCTCGCCCGAGGTCCTGATCGCCGCCCGGTTCCTCCAGGGCGCCGGCAGCGCGGCGGCCTCCGCCGTCAGCCTCGGCATCCTCGTCACGCTCTTCACGCAGCCGCGCGAACGGGCCGTCGCCATCGGGGTGTTCAGCTTCACCGGCGCGGCCGGTGCCTCGATCGGGCAGGTCCTCGGCGGTGTCCTCACCGACGCGCTGACCTGGAACTGGATCTTCTTCATCAACCTGCCCATCGGCATCGCGGTGCTCCTCGTCGCCCTCCGGGCCCTGCCCGGCGACCGCGGCCTGGGCCTGCGGGCGGGCGCGGACGCCCTCGGCGCGCTGCTCGTCACCTCCGGTCTGATGCTCGGGATCTACACGGTCGTCAAGATCGAGACGTACGGGGCGACTTCGGCCCGCACCATCGGATTCGGCGCCCTCGCGCTCGCCCTGCTCGCCGGCTTCCTCGTCCGCCAGGCCACGGCGCGCACCCCGCTCATGCCGCTGCGCGTCTTCCGCTCGCGCAGCGTCCTCGGCGCCAACCTGGTGCAGATGCTGATGGTCGCCGCACTGTTCTCCTTCCAGATCCTCGTCGCGCTCTACATGCAGAACGTGCTCGGATACTCGGCGTCGGAGACCGGTCTCGCGATGCTGCCGGCCGCCGCCGTGATCGGGCTGGTCTCGCTCACCGTCTCGGCCCGCCTGAACTCCCGCTTCGGCGAGCGCAAGGTCCTGCTGGCCGGTCTGGTCCTGCTGGTCGGCGTACTCGGCCTGCTGACGCGCGTACCCGGTCAGGCCGAGCGGGCGGACTACCTCACCGACCTGCTCCCCGTGATGCTCCTGGCCGCCGGCTTCGGCCTCGCCCTCCCCGCGCTCACCTCGCTGGGCATGTCCGGTGCGCAGGAGGCCGACGCGGGCCTGGCCTCCGGGCTCTTCAACACCACCCAGCAGATCGGCATGGCGCTGGGCATCGCGGTCCTCTCCACCGTGGCCGCCTCCCGCACCGAGTCCCTCACCGCGGCGGGCGCTCCCGTCCCCGAGGCGCTGACCGGTGGCTACCACCTGGCCTTCGCGGTCGGCGCCGGGCTGATCCTGGTCGCCCTGGCCGTCGCGGCCGCCGTCCTGCGGGGCCCGAAGAGCTCCCCGCGGCCGGTCACGGCCGAGCCGCGGACCCCGCGGACCCCTCTCGCGGCTCGGTGA
- a CDS encoding potassium channel family protein produces MERNAAGQRRRVLLGHLLRSVFSIALLTGLYYVAPLEGGFGLSTILSLALGLVVFGLLTAWQISAVSHAQFPRMRALEAMATGVPLFLLLFSATYYLLAAQDPASFSEPLTRTDALYFTITTFATVGYGDIVATDQGSRVLVTSQMVADLILIGVIAKALVGAVKIGMHRRSSQTSAPDDDEP; encoded by the coding sequence ATGGAACGCAACGCAGCCGGACAGCGCCGACGCGTCCTGCTGGGCCACCTCCTGCGCTCGGTGTTCTCCATCGCCCTCCTGACGGGGCTGTATTACGTGGCGCCCCTGGAGGGCGGGTTCGGCCTCAGCACCATCCTGTCGCTCGCACTCGGCCTGGTGGTCTTCGGGCTGCTGACGGCCTGGCAGATCAGTGCCGTCTCCCATGCACAGTTCCCCCGGATGCGCGCCCTGGAGGCGATGGCCACCGGCGTACCGCTGTTCCTGTTGCTGTTCTCCGCGACGTACTACCTGCTCGCGGCGCAGGACCCCGCTTCGTTCTCGGAACCGCTGACCCGCACGGACGCCCTCTACTTCACGATCACCACGTTCGCCACCGTGGGATACGGCGACATCGTCGCCACCGACCAGGGCAGCCGGGTACTGGTCACCTCCCAGATGGTCGCCGACCTGATCCTCATCGGAGTGATCGCCAAAGCACTGGTCGGCGCGGTCAAAATCGGCATGCACAGGCGCAGTTCGCAGACCTCCGCCCCGGACGACGACGAGCCCTGA
- a CDS encoding galactose oxidase early set domain-containing protein: MSRIKRRSARRAARRAAISVLAATAALVTAVPAAAHDGSARPEEKAALGAEHAQEHTKVREQLLKLGGYSQLARIDSLNSLTRSQADVNARFHPKAFGQFAEYFQSPDFAAHIAMLPTGKVLLFSFERMETDPTEEPAPTNTLGKANAGRAFLWDPRRGTGAAAFTKVTPPELVVPDGTGEKRPAPFFCAGHAFLPNGMVGVFGGNLGYGGGAGAKLSLVFDPWTESWSVNKDMEVGRWYPSVAAAPDGRLLIMSGHTDQGWGTSTSVIERFPAKSHPVPFEKTLIPKDVPTDTLRVDAPFGADSDYPHLFTLRDGKVYGLGRHATKQWAFDPVAETRTDLPARPDGVHRGYGSAVPLPAGLRGPDSVLVLGGDRDDPNTYRLTSGGDWEKQQPRAFGRTQDDTLLLPDASLLTVNGAYGIRDYGNGDYNPKSDLKYRQIETRNALGEWKLGPAQRLPRGYHSNAVVLPDGRVMVTGDELQQLANDPKIDDDMNGSIEIFEPAYLHQGSRPALDRVPDGPLRYNTAFNVGTSTPDQVKKAVLLAPTTATHSLNTSQRHLELGIVKRQGNSLRLQAPPSANDVPPGYYMLFLLDENGVPSAAKWVSFR, encoded by the coding sequence ATGTCACGTATCAAGCGCCGATCCGCCCGCCGAGCCGCCCGCCGGGCCGCGATCTCCGTACTCGCGGCCACCGCAGCCCTGGTCACCGCCGTACCGGCAGCCGCGCACGACGGATCGGCCCGCCCCGAGGAGAAAGCGGCCCTCGGCGCCGAACACGCCCAGGAGCATACGAAGGTCCGCGAGCAGCTCCTCAAGCTGGGCGGGTACTCCCAGCTCGCCCGGATCGACAGCCTGAACTCACTGACCCGGTCCCAGGCCGACGTGAACGCACGCTTCCACCCCAAGGCGTTCGGGCAGTTCGCCGAGTACTTCCAGTCCCCGGACTTCGCCGCCCACATCGCCATGCTCCCGACCGGCAAGGTGCTGCTCTTCTCCTTCGAGCGCATGGAGACCGACCCGACCGAGGAGCCCGCACCGACCAACACCCTCGGCAAGGCCAACGCCGGCCGCGCCTTCCTGTGGGACCCGCGCCGCGGAACCGGAGCGGCCGCCTTCACGAAGGTCACCCCGCCCGAGCTGGTCGTGCCGGACGGCACGGGTGAGAAGCGCCCGGCGCCCTTCTTCTGCGCCGGACACGCCTTCCTGCCCAACGGCATGGTCGGCGTGTTCGGCGGCAACCTCGGCTACGGCGGCGGCGCCGGCGCCAAGCTGTCGCTGGTCTTCGACCCGTGGACCGAGAGCTGGTCCGTGAACAAGGACATGGAGGTCGGCCGCTGGTACCCGTCGGTGGCCGCCGCCCCCGACGGCCGCCTGCTGATCATGTCCGGCCACACCGACCAGGGCTGGGGCACCTCCACCTCCGTCATCGAGCGCTTCCCCGCCAAGAGCCATCCCGTCCCCTTCGAGAAGACCCTGATCCCCAAGGACGTCCCGACGGACACCCTGCGCGTGGACGCGCCCTTCGGTGCCGACAGCGACTACCCGCACCTGTTCACCCTGCGCGACGGCAAGGTGTACGGCCTGGGCCGGCACGCCACCAAGCAGTGGGCCTTCGACCCGGTCGCGGAGACCCGTACGGACCTGCCCGCGCGCCCCGACGGCGTCCACCGCGGCTACGGCTCCGCCGTGCCGCTGCCCGCCGGACTGCGCGGCCCGGACTCCGTACTGGTCCTCGGCGGCGACCGGGACGACCCCAACACCTACCGGCTCACGAGCGGCGGCGACTGGGAGAAGCAGCAGCCCCGCGCCTTCGGCCGGACGCAGGACGACACGCTGCTGCTCCCGGACGCGAGCCTGCTGACCGTCAACGGCGCCTACGGCATCCGGGACTACGGCAACGGCGACTACAACCCCAAGTCCGACCTGAAGTACCGGCAGATCGAGACCCGCAACGCGCTGGGCGAGTGGAAGCTGGGACCGGCGCAGCGGCTGCCGCGCGGCTACCACTCCAACGCCGTCGTCCTCCCGGACGGCCGGGTCATGGTCACCGGTGACGAGCTGCAGCAGCTCGCCAACGACCCGAAGATCGACGACGACATGAACGGCAGCATCGAGATCTTCGAGCCGGCCTACCTCCACCAGGGCAGCCGCCCGGCCCTCGACCGCGTCCCCGACGGCCCGCTGCGGTACAACACCGCCTTCAACGTGGGGACCTCCACGCCCGACCAGGTCAAGAAGGCCGTCCTGCTGGCCCCGACCACGGCGACGCACTCGCTCAACACCAGCCAGCGCCACCTGGAACTGGGCATCGTGAAGCGCCAGGGGAACAGCCTGCGCCTGCAGGCACCGCCCTCGGCCAACGACGTCCCGCCCGGCTACTACATGCTCTTCCTGCTGGACGAGAACGGGGTGCCGAGCGCGGCCAAGTGGGTCTCCTTCCGGTAG
- a CDS encoding MarR family winged helix-turn-helix transcriptional regulator, translating to MTAMAPTRTEPDLSFLLDHTSHVLRTQMSARLGEIGLTPRMHCVLVHALEGERTQAQLAEIGDMDKTTMVVTVDALEKAGLAERRPSGTDRRARVIAVTEEGAKVAKESQKIVDQVHEGALGALPEGEREALLRALNRLVTGHLETPVEGPRPARRARQKG from the coding sequence ATGACAGCCATGGCACCCACGCGCACCGAACCGGACCTGTCCTTCCTCCTGGACCACACCAGTCACGTGCTGCGTACGCAGATGAGCGCGCGGCTCGGCGAGATCGGACTCACCCCGCGGATGCACTGCGTGCTCGTCCACGCCCTGGAGGGGGAACGCACCCAGGCGCAGCTCGCCGAGATCGGCGACATGGACAAGACCACGATGGTGGTGACCGTCGACGCGCTGGAGAAGGCCGGTCTCGCCGAGCGCAGGCCCTCCGGCACCGACCGGCGGGCCCGGGTCATCGCGGTGACCGAGGAGGGGGCGAAGGTCGCGAAGGAGAGCCAGAAGATCGTCGACCAGGTCCACGAGGGCGCGCTCGGCGCCCTGCCCGAGGGTGAGCGCGAGGCGCTGCTCCGGGCGTTGAACCGGCTGGTCACGGGGCATCTGGAGACTCCTGTCGAGGGCCCGCGGCCGGCCCGGCGGGCGCGTCAGAAGGGATAG
- a CDS encoding SHOCT domain-containing protein, which yields MDDYPLLNFFWTMLWFFVWVMWFFLLFKVITDIFRDHTLGGWGKAGWLILVLVLPFIGIFVYLIARGRSMHERDRKQAEEQQAAFRAYVQQTAGAGSGSADELHKLSALKDKGDITQEEFDRAKAKILA from the coding sequence ATGGACGACTACCCGCTTCTCAACTTCTTCTGGACGATGCTGTGGTTCTTCGTGTGGGTCATGTGGTTCTTCCTCCTCTTCAAGGTCATCACGGACATCTTCCGTGACCACACCCTTGGCGGCTGGGGGAAGGCGGGCTGGCTCATCCTCGTGCTGGTGCTGCCGTTCATCGGCATCTTCGTGTACCTGATCGCCCGTGGGCGGAGCATGCACGAACGGGACCGCAAGCAGGCCGAGGAGCAGCAGGCGGCCTTCCGCGCGTACGTGCAGCAGACGGCCGGGGCCGGGTCGGGCTCGGCGGACGAGCTGCACAAACTCTCCGCGCTCAAGGACAAGGGCGACATCACCCAGGAGGAGTTCGACCGGGCCAAGGCCAAGATCCTGGCCTGA
- a CDS encoding VOC family protein has translation MDISIHMSTLPQDDPDAAVAFYRDVLGFEVRSDVGQGKMRWITVGPAGQPGTSILLAPPAVDPGVTEAERRTIAEMMAKGTYGWILLATKNLDSTFEKIQAGDAEVVQEPTEQPYGVRDCAFRDPAGNLIRIQELR, from the coding sequence ATGGACATCAGCATTCACATGAGCACCCTCCCGCAGGACGACCCGGACGCCGCCGTCGCCTTCTACCGCGACGTCCTCGGCTTCGAGGTCCGCAGCGATGTCGGCCAGGGCAAGATGCGCTGGATCACGGTCGGCCCCGCCGGCCAGCCCGGCACGTCCATCCTCCTCGCCCCGCCGGCCGTGGACCCCGGTGTCACCGAGGCGGAGCGCCGCACCATCGCCGAGATGATGGCGAAGGGCACCTACGGCTGGATCCTCCTCGCCACCAAGAACCTCGACAGCACCTTCGAGAAGATCCAGGCCGGCGACGCCGAAGTGGTCCAGGAGCCGACCGAGCAGCCGTACGGCGTCCGCGACTGCGCCTTCCGCGACCCCGCGGGCAACCTGATCCGCATCCAAGAGCTCCGCTGA